One Paracidovorax avenae ATCC 19860 genomic region harbors:
- a CDS encoding Lrp/AsnC ligand binding domain-containing protein: MDEIDRVDRRILAILQDDGRISNLKLAERVALSPTAVLARVQRLTREGYILGYEARLNPQKLGAGMLVFVEVLLDRTTPNVFDQFKAAVQVHPAIMECHMVAGGFDYLLKTRQADMNAYRQFAGEVLWQLPGVRETRTYAVMEEVKHSFHLALDERSVRS, from the coding sequence GTGGATGAAATCGACAGAGTGGACCGCAGGATCCTGGCAATCCTGCAGGACGATGGCCGCATCTCCAACCTCAAGCTCGCCGAGCGCGTCGCGCTGTCGCCCACGGCCGTGCTCGCGCGGGTGCAGCGGCTCACGCGCGAGGGCTACATCCTGGGCTACGAGGCCCGGCTTAATCCGCAGAAGCTCGGCGCCGGCATGCTCGTGTTCGTCGAGGTGCTGCTGGACCGCACGACGCCCAACGTGTTCGACCAGTTCAAGGCCGCGGTGCAAGTCCATCCAGCCATCATGGAGTGCCACATGGTGGCGGGTGGGTTCGACTACCTGCTCAAGACCCGGCAGGCCGACATGAACGCCTATCGCCAGTTCGCCGGAGAGGTGCTCTGGCAACTGCCGGGCGTGCGCGAGACGCGCACCTATGCGGTGATGGAGGAGGTCAAGCACTCCTTCCATCTGGCGCTGGATGAACGCTCCGTGCGCTCCTGA